One window of Phocoena phocoena chromosome 13, mPhoPho1.1, whole genome shotgun sequence genomic DNA carries:
- the FAM222A gene encoding protein FAM222A has protein sequence MLACLQRTQNAPGQHLACPTKSLELRKCETVASSMHSSRYPSPAELDAYAEKVANSPLSIKIFPSNIRVPQHKHLSRTVNGYDTSGQRYSPYPPHTAGYQGLLAVVKAAVSSSGVAAPPGLTKSVLKSAEGKRTKLSPAAVQVGIAPYPAPSTLGSLAYPKPPEAPAPPPGLPAAAATAASVIPLPGRGLPLPPSNLPSIHSILYQLNQQCQAPGAAPAACQAVAVPHPSPAKHGPVPSFPSLAYPATAGPPDCRKGAELGQGSTPALTLAGATKPTGYADGGLDYLLWPQKPPPPPPPQPLRAYSGGTVASKSPEACGGRVYERAGGSPVNCGVGLPTSFTVGQYFAAPWNSVLVTPTSDCYNPAAAAVAVTELGPGAARELAGPPAETLSGLPSKSVCNTAVLSSSLQSLEYLINDIRPPCIKEQMLGKGYETVAVPRLLDHQHAHIRLPVYR, from the coding sequence GCGAGACGGTGGCCAGCTCCATGCATTCCTCCCGCTACCCGAGCCCGGCCGAGCTGGACGCCTACGCCGAGAAGGTGGCCAACAGCCCGCTCTCCATCAAGATCTTCCCCAGCAACATCCGCGTGCCCCAGCACAAGCACCTCAGCCGCACCGTCAACGGCTACGACACCAGTGGCCAGCGCTACAGCCCCTACCCGCCGCATACGGCCGGCTACCAGGGCCTGCTCGCCGTCGTCAAGGCCGCCGTCTCCTCCTCCGGCGTGGCTGCGCCCCCCGGGCTCACCAAAAGCGTGCTCAAGAGCGCCGAGGGCAAGCGGACCAAGCTGTCGCCGGCCGCCGTGCAGGTGGGCATCGCGCCCTACCCGGCGCCCAGCACTCTGGGGTCCCTGGCCTACCCCAAGCCACCCGAGGCGCCCGCCCCACCACCCGGCCTGCCCGCGGCCGCGGCCACTGCGGCCTCCGTCATCCCCTTGCCCGGCCGCGGCCTGCCCCTGCCGCCTTCCAACCTGCCCTCCATCCACAGCATCCTCTACCAGCTCAACCAGCAGTGCCAGGCCCCAGGCGCTGCGCCCGCCGCCTGCCAGGCCGTGGCcgttccccaccccagcccagccaAGCACGGCCCGGTGCCCAGCTTCCCCAGCCTGGCCTACCCGGCCACTGCCGGCCCACCCGACTGCCGGAAGGGCGCCGAGCTGGGCCAGGGAAGCACGCCGGCCTTGACGTTGGCTGGGGCCACCAAGCCCACAGGGTACGCAGACGGAGGCCTGGATTACCTGCTGTGGCCGCAgaagccgccgccgccgcccccgccccagccGCTGCGGGCCTACAGCGGCGGCACGGTGGCCAGCAAGTCCCCCGAGGCCTGTGGGGGGCGGGTATACGAGCGGGCCGGCGGGTCGCCCGTCAACTGCGGCGTGGGGCTGCCCACCAGCTTCACCGTGGGCCAGTACTTCGCCGCCCCCTGGAACAGCGTGCTGGTGACCCCCACCAGCGACTGCTACAATCCGGCAGCCGCGGCAGTGGCCGTGACCGAGCTGGGGCCGGGGGCGGCCCGGGAGCTGGCGGGGCCCCCGGCGGAGACCCTCTCAGGCCTGCCCAGCAAGAGCGTGTGCAACACGGCCGTGCTGAGCAGCAGCCTGCAGTCACTGGAGTATCTCATCAACGACATCCGGCCCCCGTGCATCAAGGAGCAGATGCTGGGCAAGGGCTACGAGACGGTGGCTGTGCCCCGGCTGCTCGACCACCAGCACGCCCACATCCGCTTGCCCGTCTACAGATAA